The proteins below are encoded in one region of Halocatena salina:
- a CDS encoding ROK family protein, with the protein MEYYAGVDLGATNTRAAVADATATVIGAATRSTPQGPTGIAVTETVLSVVRDACEEAGIDPSSISVVGVGSIGPLDLAAGVIENPANLPDTIDRIPLSGPLKSLIGGDRVVLRNDADTGLLGERFYGEYAPDDMIYVTISSGVGAGVAVDGSLLSGWDGNAGEIGHMLVDPDGMMTCGCGRDGHWEAYCSGNNIPKYAQQLYEQHPMETDLPLSSTADTADVPFDAAELFAHAGTDPFADYVIERIGKWNAVGMANLVHTYAPLVINVGGAVALNNPELILDPINERLSEMVLTNVPDVQLTTLSGDVVVHGALASALLADGHTRPDNPEQFRK; encoded by the coding sequence ATGGAGTACTATGCGGGCGTCGATCTGGGCGCGACGAACACCAGGGCGGCGGTGGCCGACGCGACCGCAACCGTCATCGGAGCCGCAACCCGTTCAACCCCCCAAGGTCCGACCGGTATCGCTGTGACCGAAACTGTGCTGTCGGTGGTTCGCGACGCCTGTGAGGAAGCAGGGATCGATCCGTCGTCGATCAGTGTCGTCGGCGTCGGATCGATCGGACCACTCGATCTGGCCGCAGGCGTGATCGAAAACCCGGCCAACCTCCCGGACACCATCGATCGAATTCCGCTTTCCGGTCCGCTCAAATCCCTCATCGGTGGTGATCGCGTCGTACTCCGGAACGACGCAGACACTGGACTACTCGGTGAACGATTTTACGGCGAGTACGCTCCGGATGACATGATCTACGTCACGATATCGAGCGGCGTCGGTGCTGGTGTCGCCGTCGACGGCTCGTTGCTGTCCGGTTGGGACGGAAACGCCGGTGAGATCGGTCACATGCTCGTCGATCCCGACGGGATGATGACGTGTGGATGTGGTCGAGACGGCCACTGGGAGGCCTACTGTTCGGGTAACAACATCCCGAAATACGCACAGCAGTTGTACGAACAACACCCGATGGAAACGGACCTTCCGCTTTCTTCCACTGCTGACACCGCTGACGTTCCGTTCGATGCGGCGGAGCTGTTTGCCCACGCGGGAACGGATCCGTTCGCGGATTACGTCATTGAGCGCATCGGTAAGTGGAACGCGGTCGGGATGGCGAATCTCGTACACACCTACGCGCCGTTGGTCATCAACGTCGGCGGTGCGGTGGCGCTCAACAACCCCGAGTTGATCCTCGATCCGATCAACGAACGATTATCCGAGATGGTGCTCACGAACGTGCCCGACGTGCAGTTGACGACGCTCTCCGGTGATGTCGTCGTTCATGGCGCGCTTGCTAGCGCGCTGTTGGCCGACGGTCATACCCGTCCCGATAATCCCGAACAGTTTCGAAAATAA
- a CDS encoding polyprenyl synthetase family protein has product MEYLQTRRDRVEQRLESVLDDVAPNTLGSEVRHVSLAGGKRVRPTITVLTCEAAGGTIDGALDFAVGIELVHNASLVIDDIIDDADLRRGVASAWSAFGYGPAIIASDGLLGEAFDLFSANESAMRVVAEAMVELGEGEASELVDRPETESEYMVLARRKTGALFRAAAELGAIAADADPYTVEAFGQYAERVGVAFQIRDDVLDATAKAESLGKPVGQDAAMERPSLVQIADLTPEQANQRAHEQAEAAIDALTTADMDTTTTPQSQQALEYLHDLAEFVVVRDQ; this is encoded by the coding sequence ATGGAGTATCTGCAGACCCGGCGAGACCGCGTCGAACAGCGGTTGGAATCGGTCCTCGACGACGTGGCCCCGAACACACTCGGTTCGGAAGTTCGACACGTCTCGTTGGCGGGTGGTAAACGCGTTCGCCCAACCATAACTGTTTTGACGTGTGAGGCTGCCGGTGGGACGATCGACGGTGCGCTCGATTTCGCAGTCGGCATCGAGCTCGTCCACAACGCCTCGTTGGTCATCGACGACATTATCGACGATGCCGACCTCCGTCGGGGCGTTGCGAGCGCGTGGAGTGCGTTCGGGTACGGCCCGGCGATTATCGCAAGCGATGGACTGCTTGGGGAGGCGTTCGACCTCTTTTCGGCGAATGAAAGCGCCATGCGAGTCGTCGCGGAGGCGATGGTCGAACTCGGCGAGGGCGAAGCGTCGGAACTCGTCGACCGTCCCGAGACGGAGTCCGAGTACATGGTACTCGCACGCCGGAAAACCGGTGCCCTGTTCCGTGCTGCCGCCGAACTCGGCGCGATCGCTGCGGACGCCGATCCATACACTGTCGAGGCGTTCGGTCAGTACGCCGAACGCGTGGGAGTGGCGTTTCAGATCCGCGACGACGTGCTCGACGCCACCGCTAAAGCCGAATCGTTGGGGAAACCCGTCGGACAGGATGCTGCCATGGAACGACCGTCGCTCGTCCAGATCGCTGACCTGACTCCCGAGCAGGCCAACCAGCGCGCGCACGAACAGGCTGAGGCGGCCATCGATGCGCTCACGACAGCGGACATGGATACCACCACCACCCCCCAAAGCCAACAAGCACTCGAGTATCTCCACGATCTTGCGGAGTTCGTCGTGGTCCGCGACCAGTAA
- a CDS encoding UbiA family prenyltransferase has protein sequence MSVTRRGRGTSATLRALGSQVHPVFMLPAVAASAFGAVLAPALTLEIVVLHGGIVFCELYTAHVKDGYVDFYLRGEDESHPLTGRGCRLALLGASTLVFVGLGMLAVAVDPIAALLALPGWLIAYFHAPQLDTHPVGATVGYPLGISTTILGGYYAQAASLSTTPIVYAIVFLVVLSGVKIIDDATDYQYDRSIEKRTVAVVVGRARARQLATGLMAVGLAIVVIGSVLTPIIPPSSIVAVLAFAGIAGMARERDAELATMILIRGTYVFLALLVAAVWFQPLR, from the coding sequence ATGAGTGTCACACGCCGCGGGAGAGGGACGAGCGCCACACTCCGCGCGCTTGGGTCGCAGGTCCATCCGGTGTTCATGTTGCCGGCGGTGGCGGCCAGCGCGTTCGGGGCGGTGTTGGCCCCTGCGTTAACCCTTGAGATCGTCGTGCTTCATGGGGGGATCGTGTTCTGTGAGCTGTACACTGCCCACGTCAAGGACGGCTACGTGGATTTCTATCTACGGGGTGAAGACGAGAGCCATCCCTTGACCGGTCGGGGCTGTCGGCTCGCACTCCTTGGCGCGTCCACGCTCGTGTTCGTTGGGTTGGGGATGCTCGCCGTCGCCGTCGATCCGATCGCCGCGTTGCTTGCACTTCCCGGATGGCTCATCGCTTATTTCCACGCTCCACAGCTCGACACCCATCCCGTGGGTGCGACTGTCGGTTACCCGCTCGGAATTAGCACCACCATCCTCGGGGGATACTACGCACAGGCAGCGTCACTATCGACGACGCCGATCGTGTACGCGATCGTGTTTCTGGTGGTGTTGTCGGGAGTCAAGATCATCGACGATGCGACCGATTACCAGTACGACCGGTCGATCGAGAAACGAACCGTGGCGGTCGTCGTTGGCCGCGCTCGCGCCCGCCAGCTCGCCACGGGGCTTATGGCAGTCGGGCTTGCGATCGTCGTCATCGGAAGCGTCCTGACACCGATCATTCCACCAAGCAGTATCGTCGCTGTACTCGCGTTCGCCGGGATCGCTGGGATGGCACGCGAGCGAGACGCGGAACTAGCGACCATGATCCTCATCCGCGGTACGTACGTCTTTCTCGCGCTGTTGGTCGCAGCCGTCTGGTTTCAACCCCTTCGTTGA
- a CDS encoding pyridoxal phosphate-dependent aminotransferase: protein MPQFSSRVEAVSISGIREVFEAAGEDAINLGIGQPDFPTPDHVRDAATAAIESGTVDGYTSNKGLQSLREAIADKHERDNGFTVDPGNVIATAGGSEALHLALEAHVDSGQEVIIPDPGFVSYEALTHLADGTPKPIGLRDDLTMDPDAVEAAITEDTAAFIVCSPANPTGAVQSEADMRAFARIADEHDVLCLSDEVYERIVFDGDHHSPMAFTERDNVVVVNACSKAYSMTGWRLGWVAASHERTERMLRVHQYVQACASAPAQYAAQAALTGPQNVVGRMVSAFEERRDVLLDGLDDIGLDTPTPHGAFYAMPTVPDGWIDAVLARDVIVVPGEAFGDRGNGHARISYATGVERIKDALERMDDATAAAR, encoded by the coding sequence ATGCCACAGTTTTCATCTCGTGTCGAGGCGGTGTCGATCAGCGGCATTCGGGAAGTGTTCGAGGCCGCAGGCGAGGATGCGATCAATCTCGGGATCGGACAACCGGATTTTCCGACGCCCGACCACGTGCGAGACGCCGCCACCGCCGCCATCGAATCGGGGACGGTCGACGGCTACACCTCCAACAAAGGACTCCAGTCGCTCCGGGAAGCGATCGCCGACAAACACGAGCGAGACAACGGGTTCACCGTTGATCCGGGGAACGTGATCGCTACCGCAGGTGGGAGCGAAGCGCTACATCTCGCTTTGGAGGCCCACGTCGATTCCGGTCAGGAGGTCATCATCCCCGATCCAGGGTTCGTTTCCTATGAAGCACTCACCCATCTCGCGGACGGAACGCCCAAGCCGATCGGTCTCCGGGACGATCTGACGATGGATCCGGACGCCGTCGAGGCGGCGATCACCGAGGACACGGCGGCGTTCATCGTCTGTAGTCCGGCGAACCCGACGGGCGCGGTCCAATCGGAGGCGGACATGCGTGCGTTCGCGCGGATCGCCGACGAGCACGACGTGCTCTGTCTTTCCGATGAGGTGTACGAACGGATCGTGTTCGACGGCGACCACCATTCACCGATGGCGTTCACGGAACGGGACAACGTGGTCGTCGTCAATGCCTGCTCGAAAGCGTACTCCATGACCGGCTGGCGGCTCGGCTGGGTCGCTGCCAGCCACGAGCGCACCGAACGGATGTTGCGCGTTCACCAGTACGTCCAAGCATGCGCGAGCGCACCTGCCCAATACGCTGCTCAAGCCGCACTCACCGGACCACAGAACGTGGTCGGTCGGATGGTATCGGCGTTCGAGGAGCGCCGTGACGTGCTGCTCGACGGTCTCGACGACATCGGTCTCGACACGCCAACCCCCCACGGGGCGTTCTACGCGATGCCGACGGTGCCCGACGGCTGGATCGATGCGGTGCTCGCTCGGGACGTGATCGTCGTTCCCGGCGAGGCGTTCGGTGACCGCGGCAACGGTCACGCCCGCATTTCGTATGCCACCGGCGTCGAACGGATCAAAGACGCCCTCGAACGCATGGACGACGCAACCGCCGCCGCTCGGTAA
- a CDS encoding PHP domain-containing protein translates to MVVADLHVHTTNSDGALEPDAVPKVAAMAGVSVVAITDHDRLVPFLNAPVKEIGGVTVIHGIELRVERNGQQIDLLGYGVRPTEALCAEIDRLQENRIERANEIVERIERRTGVTLDIELQPGVGRPHIARAIEQSAIDCDYHAAFDRLIGDDCPCFVPRRVPSFERGHTLLKDACGLVSLAHPLRYDDQDRALSLAAALDGVEYHYDYGRDVDLQPVERTIRENDLVVTGGSDAHDRTLGRAGLSEAEYHRFRTRCRRD, encoded by the coding sequence ATGGTCGTCGCCGATCTACACGTACACACGACGAACTCCGATGGAGCGTTGGAACCGGATGCAGTACCGAAGGTAGCTGCTATGGCCGGTGTGAGCGTCGTTGCCATTACCGATCACGACCGCCTCGTCCCATTTCTCAATGCTCCAGTCAAGGAGATCGGCGGGGTGACTGTCATCCACGGGATCGAACTCCGCGTGGAAAGAAACGGGCAACAGATCGATCTGCTCGGGTACGGTGTTCGTCCCACTGAGGCACTCTGTGCGGAGATAGACCGGTTACAGGAAAACCGCATCGAGCGCGCCAACGAGATCGTAGAGCGCATCGAACGCCGAACGGGTGTGACGCTCGATATCGAACTGCAACCCGGCGTGGGTCGGCCACATATTGCGCGCGCAATCGAACAGAGCGCGATCGACTGCGATTACCACGCCGCGTTCGATCGACTCATCGGCGACGACTGTCCCTGTTTCGTCCCGCGGCGCGTTCCGTCGTTCGAACGTGGACATACGCTTCTCAAGGATGCGTGTGGACTGGTGAGTCTCGCCCATCCACTGCGGTACGACGATCAGGACCGAGCGTTGTCGCTGGCAGCTGCGCTCGACGGCGTGGAGTACCATTACGACTACGGCCGCGACGTCGATCTCCAGCCGGTCGAACGGACGATTCGGGAGAACGATCTCGTCGTTACTGGCGGGAGCGACGCTCACGACCGAACGCTCGGACGGGCCGGACTGAGCGAAGCGGAGTACCACAGGTTCCGAACGCGATGCCGTCGTGACTGA
- a CDS encoding DUF5789 family protein: MRLFTDADERFEAHSYPATTRELIEEYGDLELALPNGSETIETALSRVGNETYPDAEAARLAIYGAVSDKAIGRKYYSDRDPIAPGEQGYDQLSF, encoded by the coding sequence ATGCGGCTATTCACCGATGCCGACGAACGATTCGAGGCCCATAGTTACCCGGCAACGACGCGGGAATTGATCGAGGAGTACGGCGATCTCGAACTCGCGTTGCCCAACGGGAGCGAGACGATCGAAACGGCGCTCTCGCGCGTCGGAAACGAAACGTATCCCGACGCGGAAGCGGCTCGATTGGCCATCTACGGCGCGGTGAGTGACAAAGCGATCGGTCGCAAGTACTACTCCGACCGCGATCCCATCGCCCCCGGCGAGCAAGGTTACGATCAGCTCTCCTTTTGA
- a CDS encoding ABC transporter ATP-binding protein, translated as MSDNSIELRGLTKRFDNTVAVDDLSLTVRDDETYGFLGPNGAGKSTTISMLLDYRRPTEGTVRVLGQDPHTDGAEVRSRIGTLPDGYSTYDKLSARRHLRFVIDTKGADDDPEELLERVGLTDVIDDPAGTFSQGMKQRLALAMALVGDPELLILDEPFTGLDPHGVRTVRDIVRAERERDTAVFFSSHILGQVELVCDRIGILHSGRLIAEGTLDELKAGIDADEDASIEDIFVAYTNDSVRATTEGIR; from the coding sequence ATGAGCGATAACAGCATCGAACTCCGTGGTCTGACGAAACGCTTTGACAACACCGTTGCCGTCGATGATCTCTCGCTCACGGTGCGAGACGACGAAACGTACGGCTTTCTCGGGCCGAACGGAGCGGGAAAATCCACGACGATCAGTATGCTGCTCGATTACCGACGACCGACCGAGGGAACAGTGCGCGTACTTGGACAGGATCCACACACCGACGGCGCGGAGGTGCGTTCTCGGATCGGTACCCTGCCGGATGGGTACAGCACTTACGACAAGCTGTCCGCCCGTCGTCATCTGCGGTTCGTGATCGACACGAAAGGCGCGGACGACGATCCCGAGGAACTGCTCGAACGGGTCGGGCTTACCGACGTGATCGACGATCCTGCTGGAACGTTCTCACAAGGGATGAAACAACGGCTGGCGCTCGCCATGGCGCTGGTCGGCGACCCGGAGCTGCTCATCCTCGATGAGCCGTTTACGGGACTCGATCCCCACGGCGTCCGAACGGTACGAGACATCGTTCGGGCAGAACGCGAACGAGACACAGCGGTGTTCTTTTCGAGTCATATCCTCGGACAGGTCGAACTCGTCTGTGACCGGATCGGTATCCTCCACAGCGGGCGACTCATCGCGGAAGGAACCCTTGATGAACTCAAAGCTGGAATCGACGCGGACGAGGACGCCTCGATCGAGGACATCTTCGTTGCGTACACGAACGATTCCGTGCGGGCTACGACGGAGGGGATCCGATGA
- a CDS encoding ABC transporter permease, producing the protein MRWFPLARKEFRGIVRYKGTWLFTLLLVYFGYQPSYIGYRGIGPDITIAYIQNFATMLLPLGVLLLSYRSIIKERRSGSLKFPLGLPLTRTDVLLGKIAGRTAGLGASVLVACLALASYGLVRYGLFSPLRFVAVVLTTLVYVLVLVSIAVAISAVTRRAITATVGVFAGLYLPLFVFWQIMIRWLNGMITDTGAGTATATGVQAFEPGGVYFLLLRLAPGNAYTVLTNWLLGVGNAARGYVGVVRTTQASSSPQVSAFPIVETTLQDPPLYLHEAGGLLVLAVWAVVPIGLAWLRFTRGDVI; encoded by the coding sequence ATGCGTTGGTTTCCGCTTGCCCGCAAGGAGTTTCGCGGGATCGTTCGGTACAAGGGAACGTGGTTGTTCACCCTGTTGCTCGTGTACTTCGGCTATCAACCGAGCTACATCGGCTATCGGGGCATCGGTCCCGACATCACCATTGCGTACATACAGAATTTCGCTACGATGTTGCTCCCGCTGGGAGTGTTGTTGCTGAGCTACCGCTCGATCATCAAAGAACGTCGGTCCGGGAGCTTGAAGTTCCCGTTGGGGCTGCCGCTGACACGAACCGACGTGCTGCTCGGAAAGATCGCCGGTCGGACGGCTGGACTGGGCGCTTCGGTGCTCGTGGCGTGTCTCGCACTCGCTAGCTACGGGCTCGTGAGATACGGACTGTTTTCGCCGCTGCGGTTCGTGGCTGTCGTGCTCACGACGCTGGTGTACGTGCTCGTGCTCGTATCGATCGCCGTGGCGATATCGGCGGTCACGCGGCGAGCCATCACTGCGACGGTCGGCGTCTTCGCGGGGCTGTATCTTCCTCTGTTCGTATTTTGGCAAATAATGATCCGTTGGCTGAACGGAATGATCACTGACACCGGTGCCGGCACCGCCACCGCTACCGGTGTCCAAGCGTTCGAGCCGGGTGGCGTGTATTTTCTGTTGCTCCGCCTAGCACCAGGCAACGCCTACACTGTGCTCACGAACTGGCTGTTAGGCGTGGGCAACGCGGCGCGGGGGTACGTCGGCGTGGTACGAACGACCCAAGCTTCCTCTTCCCCTCAGGTGAGCGCGTTTCCGATCGTCGAGACGACACTACAGGATCCACCGCTCTACTTACACGAGGCGGGAGGACTACTCGTCCTAGCCGTGTGGGCGGTCGTCCCGATCGGGCTTGCGTGGCTCCGTTTCACGCGAGGTGATGTCATATGA